One Apostichopus japonicus isolate 1M-3 chromosome 14, ASM3797524v1, whole genome shotgun sequence genomic window carries:
- the LOC139979610 gene encoding gastrin-releasing peptide receptor-like, whose amino-acid sequence MASNIDQDVYMTSSVAASLPDDGQVSQYSKEAVAEYCRGLYDRTETGQTIYIIVLVAILVFGVIANTAVLSLVAFVQELRNPSNVFISMLCGSNILMLVTILPFELAEHDSFKVAKGLAGFKHYMLLFFCSISILSLVMLSFERWCAVVRPIWPNVVRIGWKVAIVLILGVLLPLPHAFTFVAEPNYQYFQYFLNYYTLVVLYAVPLVIICCMYISVAKKLCMQSKLIKESMERNPKARVQRNRVALVVMALVVSFAVCWLPFHLSVFFDMFQEHFCAPGQHTVFMVRWRVCFYMLNTCCDPMSIFLLGSRFRRHLLSALSHPFHKLQNQSAARQTQFGSYSNLRSGRSTSATVIHMKSVDTTLGGHPKHDEAETA is encoded by the coding sequence ATGGCCAGTAATATAGATCAGGACGTGTACATGACGTCATCCGTTGCTGCTAGTTTGCCAGACGATGGTCAAGTTTCGCAGTATTCAAAAGAAGCTGTAGCAGAATATTGTAGAGGCCTATATGACCGTACAGAGACTGGTCAAACCATTTACATTATTGTCCTGGTAGCCATTCTCGTGTTCGGGGTGATAGCAAACACAGCTGTACTTTCACTAGTAGCTTTCGTTCAGGAGCTTCGTAATCCCTCTAATGTGTTTATTTCAATGCTTTGTGGATCCAACATTCTTATGTTGGTTACCATTCTCCCCTTTGAACTCGCGGAACATGACTCATTTAAAGTAGCTAAAGGACTTGCTGGTTTCAAGCATTACATGTTATTATTCTTTTGTTCAATCTCCATATTATCATTGGTAATGTTAAGTTTTGAAAGATGGTGTGCTGTAGTCAGACCAATATGGCCTAATGTGGTAAGGATTGGCTGGAAAGTCGCGATTGTACTTATTCTGGGGGTTTTGTTACCGCTACCGCATGCATTTACATTTGTTGCAGAACCAAATTATCAATATTTCCAGTATTTCTTGAACTATTACACTTTGGTGGTCTTGTATGCAGTGCCTTTGGTTATTATTTGCTGCATGTACATTTCGGTAGCGAAAAAGCTTTGCATGCAAAGTAAGTTAATCAAAGAAAGTATGGAACGTAACCCCAAAGCTCGCGTCCAGCGTAACAGAGTAGCATTGGTGGTGATGGCCCTTGTGGTAAGCTTTGCTGTGTGTTGGCTGCCATTTCATCTTAGTGTTTTTTTTGATATGTTTCAAGAGCATTTTTGTGCTCCGGGCCAACACACAGTTTTTATGGTCAGGTGGCGCGTATGTTTCTATATGTTAAATACGTGCTGCGATCCAATGTCAATCTTTCTGTTGGGTTCTCGTTTTAGAAGGCACCTTCTCTCCGCATTATCACATCCATTCCACAAACTCCAGAATCAGTCAGCGGCAAGGCAGACACAGTTTGGCAGTTACAGTAATCTCCGTTCAGGACGATCCACATCGGCAACGGTTATTCATATGAAATCGGTTGACACCACTCTTGGAGGACATCCAAAGCATGATGAGGCCGAAACCGCCTAA